In Phyllopteryx taeniolatus isolate TA_2022b chromosome 1, UOR_Ptae_1.2, whole genome shotgun sequence, the following proteins share a genomic window:
- the gckr gene encoding glucokinase regulatory protein isoform X1: MHEWESPHYEPSLPVSEKSNPLTRDIDRASPSRIVRMLQSCDAEMFLKETGSTYQMLLCDKVVKTMMEVAELVELILKEPLDSLVVLSGCGTSGRLAFLVVSGFNKALREMNHSEVYEYIIAGGDRALFSSQEAPEDDPHLGMRCLKKVCEGKKRVLFIGISCGLSAPFVAGQLDFCLRHPEVFTPVLLGFNPAHQARNESVPGCTFTFLNVVQRMQVLANGRRAFLINPSVGPEAISGSSRMKGGSATKMLLEVILGAAHAAAFSHAATTHQGILQHLRAYEKTVEVTYSHSTAIAGLVAAAGQSLLCKKHVCYLGWGSLAVLGLIDASECEPTFGAGGCVVAHGDIQAFISGGHRALNNNEGSIALMGPQFCISHEEFLLHVLPTLDDQDTVILIYTHTDNVTEVMNVAYRVREKMSNLYAIYHRADGDGAGLHDEINRLYMSTLTFSWPLPTSGSLQHMWELSTKLVLNAVSTGAHILKGKVYQNHMIDVQVTNSKLYRRATHLIQKLSGHPEAQCEEALLKAIYQVDHLTEDITSCHMTTHTATGIERTKVVPLTLVSLLAGCSFDDARSHLDQEPIIRKAVEACLQ; this comes from the exons ATGCATGAATGGGAG TCGCCGCATTACGAGCCCTCACTTCCTGTTTCGGAGAAGTCAAACCCGCTGACTCGGGACATCGACCGGGCTTCACCCAGTCGCATTGTGAGGATGTTGCAGAGCTGTGATGCCGAGATGTTTCTCAAAGAGACAGGAAGCACTTACCAG ATGCTTTTGTGTGACAAAGTGGTGAAAACCATGATGGAGGTGGCTGAACTAGTGGAGCTCATCCTCAAG GAGCCACTGGACAGCCTTGTTGTCTTGAGTGGCTGTGGGACTTCAGGTCGCCTGGCTTTCCTAGTGGTG tCAGGATTCAACAAAGCACTGAGAGAGATGAACCACAGTGAGGTCTACGAATACATCATCGCAGGAGGTGatag AGCGCTGTTTTCCTCCCAAGAGGCTCCAGAAGATGACCCCCACCTGGGCATGCGCTGTCTTAAGAAG GTGTGTGAAGGAAAGAAGAGGGTTTTGTTTATTGGGATTTCCTGTGGATTATCT GCTCCATTTGTGGCAGGTCAGTTGGATTTCTGCCTGCGACACCCGGAGGTCTTCACTCCTGTTTTGCTTGGTTTTAACCCTGCACATCAGGCACG GAATGAATCCGTACCAGGTTGCACTTTCACTTTCCTCAATGTGGTCCAAAGAATGCAAGTGCTTGCCAATGGTCGAAGGGCCTTTCTCATCAACCCATCAGTTGGG CCAGAGGCAATCAGTGGCTCTTCCAGGATGAAAGGAGGCAGTGCAACTAAGATGCTCCTGGAGGTCATCCTGGGTGCTGCTCATGCTGCCGCATTCTCACATGCAGCCACCACACACCA GGGTATCTTGCAGCACCTGAGAGCCTATGAGAAAACAGTGGAGGTCACATACTCTCATAGTACAGCCATAGCTGGCTTGGTGGCCGCAGCTGGGCAGAG tTTGCTCTGTAAGAAACATGTGTGTTACCTGGGCTGGGGCAGCCTGGCTGTGCTTGGCCTCATTGATGCCAGTGAGTGTGAGCCTACCTTTGGAGCT ggtgggtgtgtcgTAGCCCATGGGGATATTCAAGCTTTCATAAGTGGAGGACACAGAGCGCTCAACAACAATGAGGGTTCCATTGCTTTGATG GGTCCCCAGTTTTGTATTTCGCATgaagagtttttgcttcatgtCCTACCCACTCTTGATGACCAAGATACTGTGATTCTCATCTACACACATACCG ACAATGTCACCGAAGTGATGAATGTAGCCTACCGAGTGAGGGAAAAGATGTCTAATCTCTATGCTATTTACCACCGAGCTGATGGAGATGGTGCTGGTTTACAC gATGAAATAAATCGATTGTATATGTCCACCTTAACATTTTCATGGCCATTACCTACTTCTGGAAGTCTACAGCACATG TGGGAGCTGTCCACTAAGTTGGTGCTGAACGCTGTGAGCACGGGAGCGCACATCCTAAAGGGTAAGGTTTACCAGAACCACATGATCGACGTGCAAGTCACCAACAGCAAACTCTATCGCCGAGCCACACATTTAATCCAG AAATTGTCTGGTCATCCTGAAGCCCAGTGTGAGGAAGCTCTCCTGAAGGCTATCTACCAGGTGGACCACCTGACTGAGGACATAACATCctgtcacatgaccacacacacagccaCTGGCATTGAAAGGACAAAG GTAGTGCCTCTGACCTTGGTGTCATTGCTGGCTGGTTGCTCTTTCGATGATGCGAGGTCTCATCTGGATCAGGAGCCAATCATACGAAAGGCTGTGGAGGCATGTCTGCAGTAA
- the gckr gene encoding glucokinase regulatory protein isoform X2, whose product MHEWESPHYEPSLPVSEKSNPLTRDIDRASPSRIVRMLQSCDAEMFLKETGSTYQMLLCDKVVKTMMEVAELVELILKEPLDSLVVLSGCGTSGRLAFLVVSGFNKALREMNHSEVYEYIIAGGDRALFSSQEAPEDDPHLGMRCLKKVCEGKKRVLFIGISCGLSAPFVAGQLDFCLRHPEVFTPVLLGFNPAHQARNESVPGCTFTFLNVVQRMQVLANGRRAFLINPSVGPEAISGSSRMKGGSATKMLLEVILGAAHAAAFSHAATTHQGILQHLRAYEKTVEVTYSHSTAIAGLVAAAGQSLLCKKHVCYLGWGSLAVLGLIDASECEPTFGAAHGDIQAFISGGHRALNNNEGSIALMGPQFCISHEEFLLHVLPTLDDQDTVILIYTHTDNVTEVMNVAYRVREKMSNLYAIYHRADGDGAGLHDEINRLYMSTLTFSWPLPTSGSLQHMWELSTKLVLNAVSTGAHILKGKVYQNHMIDVQVTNSKLYRRATHLIQKLSGHPEAQCEEALLKAIYQVDHLTEDITSCHMTTHTATGIERTKVVPLTLVSLLAGCSFDDARSHLDQEPIIRKAVEACLQ is encoded by the exons ATGCATGAATGGGAG TCGCCGCATTACGAGCCCTCACTTCCTGTTTCGGAGAAGTCAAACCCGCTGACTCGGGACATCGACCGGGCTTCACCCAGTCGCATTGTGAGGATGTTGCAGAGCTGTGATGCCGAGATGTTTCTCAAAGAGACAGGAAGCACTTACCAG ATGCTTTTGTGTGACAAAGTGGTGAAAACCATGATGGAGGTGGCTGAACTAGTGGAGCTCATCCTCAAG GAGCCACTGGACAGCCTTGTTGTCTTGAGTGGCTGTGGGACTTCAGGTCGCCTGGCTTTCCTAGTGGTG tCAGGATTCAACAAAGCACTGAGAGAGATGAACCACAGTGAGGTCTACGAATACATCATCGCAGGAGGTGatag AGCGCTGTTTTCCTCCCAAGAGGCTCCAGAAGATGACCCCCACCTGGGCATGCGCTGTCTTAAGAAG GTGTGTGAAGGAAAGAAGAGGGTTTTGTTTATTGGGATTTCCTGTGGATTATCT GCTCCATTTGTGGCAGGTCAGTTGGATTTCTGCCTGCGACACCCGGAGGTCTTCACTCCTGTTTTGCTTGGTTTTAACCCTGCACATCAGGCACG GAATGAATCCGTACCAGGTTGCACTTTCACTTTCCTCAATGTGGTCCAAAGAATGCAAGTGCTTGCCAATGGTCGAAGGGCCTTTCTCATCAACCCATCAGTTGGG CCAGAGGCAATCAGTGGCTCTTCCAGGATGAAAGGAGGCAGTGCAACTAAGATGCTCCTGGAGGTCATCCTGGGTGCTGCTCATGCTGCCGCATTCTCACATGCAGCCACCACACACCA GGGTATCTTGCAGCACCTGAGAGCCTATGAGAAAACAGTGGAGGTCACATACTCTCATAGTACAGCCATAGCTGGCTTGGTGGCCGCAGCTGGGCAGAG tTTGCTCTGTAAGAAACATGTGTGTTACCTGGGCTGGGGCAGCCTGGCTGTGCTTGGCCTCATTGATGCCAGTGAGTGTGAGCCTACCTTTGGAGCTG CCCATGGGGATATTCAAGCTTTCATAAGTGGAGGACACAGAGCGCTCAACAACAATGAGGGTTCCATTGCTTTGATG GGTCCCCAGTTTTGTATTTCGCATgaagagtttttgcttcatgtCCTACCCACTCTTGATGACCAAGATACTGTGATTCTCATCTACACACATACCG ACAATGTCACCGAAGTGATGAATGTAGCCTACCGAGTGAGGGAAAAGATGTCTAATCTCTATGCTATTTACCACCGAGCTGATGGAGATGGTGCTGGTTTACAC gATGAAATAAATCGATTGTATATGTCCACCTTAACATTTTCATGGCCATTACCTACTTCTGGAAGTCTACAGCACATG TGGGAGCTGTCCACTAAGTTGGTGCTGAACGCTGTGAGCACGGGAGCGCACATCCTAAAGGGTAAGGTTTACCAGAACCACATGATCGACGTGCAAGTCACCAACAGCAAACTCTATCGCCGAGCCACACATTTAATCCAG AAATTGTCTGGTCATCCTGAAGCCCAGTGTGAGGAAGCTCTCCTGAAGGCTATCTACCAGGTGGACCACCTGACTGAGGACATAACATCctgtcacatgaccacacacacagccaCTGGCATTGAAAGGACAAAG GTAGTGCCTCTGACCTTGGTGTCATTGCTGGCTGGTTGCTCTTTCGATGATGCGAGGTCTCATCTGGATCAGGAGCCAATCATACGAAAGGCTGTGGAGGCATGTCTGCAGTAA
- the gckr gene encoding glucokinase regulatory protein isoform X4 — protein sequence MHEWESPHYEPSLPVSEKSNPLTRDIDRASPSRIVRMLQSCDAEMFLKETGSTYQMLLCDKVVKTMMEVAELVELILKEPLDSLVVLSGCGTSGRLAFLVVSGFNKALREMNHSEVYEYIIAGGDRALFSSQEAPEDDPHLGMRCLKKVCEGKKRVLFIGISCGLSAPFVAGQLDFCLRHPEVFTPVLLGFNPAHQARNESVPGCTFTFLNVVQRMQVLANGRRAFLINPSVGPEAISGSSRMKGGSATKMLLEVILGAAHAAAFSHAATTHHLLCKKHVCYLGWGSLAVLGLIDASECEPTFGAAHGDIQAFISGGHRALNNNEGSIALMGPQFCISHEEFLLHVLPTLDDQDTVILIYTHTDNVTEVMNVAYRVREKMSNLYAIYHRADGDGAGLHDEINRLYMSTLTFSWPLPTSGSLQHMWELSTKLVLNAVSTGAHILKGKVYQNHMIDVQVTNSKLYRRATHLIQKLSGHPEAQCEEALLKAIYQVDHLTEDITSCHMTTHTATGIERTKVVPLTLVSLLAGCSFDDARSHLDQEPIIRKAVEACLQ from the exons ATGCATGAATGGGAG TCGCCGCATTACGAGCCCTCACTTCCTGTTTCGGAGAAGTCAAACCCGCTGACTCGGGACATCGACCGGGCTTCACCCAGTCGCATTGTGAGGATGTTGCAGAGCTGTGATGCCGAGATGTTTCTCAAAGAGACAGGAAGCACTTACCAG ATGCTTTTGTGTGACAAAGTGGTGAAAACCATGATGGAGGTGGCTGAACTAGTGGAGCTCATCCTCAAG GAGCCACTGGACAGCCTTGTTGTCTTGAGTGGCTGTGGGACTTCAGGTCGCCTGGCTTTCCTAGTGGTG tCAGGATTCAACAAAGCACTGAGAGAGATGAACCACAGTGAGGTCTACGAATACATCATCGCAGGAGGTGatag AGCGCTGTTTTCCTCCCAAGAGGCTCCAGAAGATGACCCCCACCTGGGCATGCGCTGTCTTAAGAAG GTGTGTGAAGGAAAGAAGAGGGTTTTGTTTATTGGGATTTCCTGTGGATTATCT GCTCCATTTGTGGCAGGTCAGTTGGATTTCTGCCTGCGACACCCGGAGGTCTTCACTCCTGTTTTGCTTGGTTTTAACCCTGCACATCAGGCACG GAATGAATCCGTACCAGGTTGCACTTTCACTTTCCTCAATGTGGTCCAAAGAATGCAAGTGCTTGCCAATGGTCGAAGGGCCTTTCTCATCAACCCATCAGTTGGG CCAGAGGCAATCAGTGGCTCTTCCAGGATGAAAGGAGGCAGTGCAACTAAGATGCTCCTGGAGGTCATCCTGGGTGCTGCTCATGCTGCCGCATTCTCACATGCAGCCACCACACACCA tTTGCTCTGTAAGAAACATGTGTGTTACCTGGGCTGGGGCAGCCTGGCTGTGCTTGGCCTCATTGATGCCAGTGAGTGTGAGCCTACCTTTGGAGCTG CCCATGGGGATATTCAAGCTTTCATAAGTGGAGGACACAGAGCGCTCAACAACAATGAGGGTTCCATTGCTTTGATG GGTCCCCAGTTTTGTATTTCGCATgaagagtttttgcttcatgtCCTACCCACTCTTGATGACCAAGATACTGTGATTCTCATCTACACACATACCG ACAATGTCACCGAAGTGATGAATGTAGCCTACCGAGTGAGGGAAAAGATGTCTAATCTCTATGCTATTTACCACCGAGCTGATGGAGATGGTGCTGGTTTACAC gATGAAATAAATCGATTGTATATGTCCACCTTAACATTTTCATGGCCATTACCTACTTCTGGAAGTCTACAGCACATG TGGGAGCTGTCCACTAAGTTGGTGCTGAACGCTGTGAGCACGGGAGCGCACATCCTAAAGGGTAAGGTTTACCAGAACCACATGATCGACGTGCAAGTCACCAACAGCAAACTCTATCGCCGAGCCACACATTTAATCCAG AAATTGTCTGGTCATCCTGAAGCCCAGTGTGAGGAAGCTCTCCTGAAGGCTATCTACCAGGTGGACCACCTGACTGAGGACATAACATCctgtcacatgaccacacacacagccaCTGGCATTGAAAGGACAAAG GTAGTGCCTCTGACCTTGGTGTCATTGCTGGCTGGTTGCTCTTTCGATGATGCGAGGTCTCATCTGGATCAGGAGCCAATCATACGAAAGGCTGTGGAGGCATGTCTGCAGTAA
- the gckr gene encoding glucokinase regulatory protein isoform X3, protein MHEWESPHYEPSLPVSEKSNPLTRDIDRASPSRIVRMLQSCDAEMFLKETGSTYQMLLCDKVVKTMMEVAELVELILKEPLDSLVVLSGCGTSGRLAFLVVSGFNKALREMNHSEVYEYIIAGGDRALFSSQEAPEDDPHLGMRCLKKVCEGKKRVLFIGISCGLSAPFVAGQLDFCLRHPEVFTPVLLGFNPAHQARNESVPGCTFTFLNVVQRMQVLANGRRAFLINPSVGPEAISGSSRMKGGSATKMLLEVILGAAHAAAFSHAATTHHLLCKKHVCYLGWGSLAVLGLIDASECEPTFGAGGCVVAHGDIQAFISGGHRALNNNEGSIALMGPQFCISHEEFLLHVLPTLDDQDTVILIYTHTDNVTEVMNVAYRVREKMSNLYAIYHRADGDGAGLHDEINRLYMSTLTFSWPLPTSGSLQHMWELSTKLVLNAVSTGAHILKGKVYQNHMIDVQVTNSKLYRRATHLIQKLSGHPEAQCEEALLKAIYQVDHLTEDITSCHMTTHTATGIERTKVVPLTLVSLLAGCSFDDARSHLDQEPIIRKAVEACLQ, encoded by the exons ATGCATGAATGGGAG TCGCCGCATTACGAGCCCTCACTTCCTGTTTCGGAGAAGTCAAACCCGCTGACTCGGGACATCGACCGGGCTTCACCCAGTCGCATTGTGAGGATGTTGCAGAGCTGTGATGCCGAGATGTTTCTCAAAGAGACAGGAAGCACTTACCAG ATGCTTTTGTGTGACAAAGTGGTGAAAACCATGATGGAGGTGGCTGAACTAGTGGAGCTCATCCTCAAG GAGCCACTGGACAGCCTTGTTGTCTTGAGTGGCTGTGGGACTTCAGGTCGCCTGGCTTTCCTAGTGGTG tCAGGATTCAACAAAGCACTGAGAGAGATGAACCACAGTGAGGTCTACGAATACATCATCGCAGGAGGTGatag AGCGCTGTTTTCCTCCCAAGAGGCTCCAGAAGATGACCCCCACCTGGGCATGCGCTGTCTTAAGAAG GTGTGTGAAGGAAAGAAGAGGGTTTTGTTTATTGGGATTTCCTGTGGATTATCT GCTCCATTTGTGGCAGGTCAGTTGGATTTCTGCCTGCGACACCCGGAGGTCTTCACTCCTGTTTTGCTTGGTTTTAACCCTGCACATCAGGCACG GAATGAATCCGTACCAGGTTGCACTTTCACTTTCCTCAATGTGGTCCAAAGAATGCAAGTGCTTGCCAATGGTCGAAGGGCCTTTCTCATCAACCCATCAGTTGGG CCAGAGGCAATCAGTGGCTCTTCCAGGATGAAAGGAGGCAGTGCAACTAAGATGCTCCTGGAGGTCATCCTGGGTGCTGCTCATGCTGCCGCATTCTCACATGCAGCCACCACACACCA tTTGCTCTGTAAGAAACATGTGTGTTACCTGGGCTGGGGCAGCCTGGCTGTGCTTGGCCTCATTGATGCCAGTGAGTGTGAGCCTACCTTTGGAGCT ggtgggtgtgtcgTAGCCCATGGGGATATTCAAGCTTTCATAAGTGGAGGACACAGAGCGCTCAACAACAATGAGGGTTCCATTGCTTTGATG GGTCCCCAGTTTTGTATTTCGCATgaagagtttttgcttcatgtCCTACCCACTCTTGATGACCAAGATACTGTGATTCTCATCTACACACATACCG ACAATGTCACCGAAGTGATGAATGTAGCCTACCGAGTGAGGGAAAAGATGTCTAATCTCTATGCTATTTACCACCGAGCTGATGGAGATGGTGCTGGTTTACAC gATGAAATAAATCGATTGTATATGTCCACCTTAACATTTTCATGGCCATTACCTACTTCTGGAAGTCTACAGCACATG TGGGAGCTGTCCACTAAGTTGGTGCTGAACGCTGTGAGCACGGGAGCGCACATCCTAAAGGGTAAGGTTTACCAGAACCACATGATCGACGTGCAAGTCACCAACAGCAAACTCTATCGCCGAGCCACACATTTAATCCAG AAATTGTCTGGTCATCCTGAAGCCCAGTGTGAGGAAGCTCTCCTGAAGGCTATCTACCAGGTGGACCACCTGACTGAGGACATAACATCctgtcacatgaccacacacacagccaCTGGCATTGAAAGGACAAAG GTAGTGCCTCTGACCTTGGTGTCATTGCTGGCTGGTTGCTCTTTCGATGATGCGAGGTCTCATCTGGATCAGGAGCCAATCATACGAAAGGCTGTGGAGGCATGTCTGCAGTAA
- the gckr gene encoding glucokinase regulatory protein isoform X5, translating into MMEVAELVELILKEPLDSLVVLSGCGTSGRLAFLVVSGFNKALREMNHSEVYEYIIAGGDRALFSSQEAPEDDPHLGMRCLKKVCEGKKRVLFIGISCGLSAPFVAGQLDFCLRHPEVFTPVLLGFNPAHQARNESVPGCTFTFLNVVQRMQVLANGRRAFLINPSVGPEAISGSSRMKGGSATKMLLEVILGAAHAAAFSHAATTHQGILQHLRAYEKTVEVTYSHSTAIAGLVAAAGQSLLCKKHVCYLGWGSLAVLGLIDASECEPTFGAGGCVVAHGDIQAFISGGHRALNNNEGSIALMGPQFCISHEEFLLHVLPTLDDQDTVILIYTHTDNVTEVMNVAYRVREKMSNLYAIYHRADGDGAGLHDEINRLYMSTLTFSWPLPTSGSLQHMWELSTKLVLNAVSTGAHILKGKVYQNHMIDVQVTNSKLYRRATHLIQKLSGHPEAQCEEALLKAIYQVDHLTEDITSCHMTTHTATGIERTKVVPLTLVSLLAGCSFDDARSHLDQEPIIRKAVEACLQ; encoded by the exons ATGATGGAGGTGGCTGAACTAGTGGAGCTCATCCTCAAG GAGCCACTGGACAGCCTTGTTGTCTTGAGTGGCTGTGGGACTTCAGGTCGCCTGGCTTTCCTAGTGGTG tCAGGATTCAACAAAGCACTGAGAGAGATGAACCACAGTGAGGTCTACGAATACATCATCGCAGGAGGTGatag AGCGCTGTTTTCCTCCCAAGAGGCTCCAGAAGATGACCCCCACCTGGGCATGCGCTGTCTTAAGAAG GTGTGTGAAGGAAAGAAGAGGGTTTTGTTTATTGGGATTTCCTGTGGATTATCT GCTCCATTTGTGGCAGGTCAGTTGGATTTCTGCCTGCGACACCCGGAGGTCTTCACTCCTGTTTTGCTTGGTTTTAACCCTGCACATCAGGCACG GAATGAATCCGTACCAGGTTGCACTTTCACTTTCCTCAATGTGGTCCAAAGAATGCAAGTGCTTGCCAATGGTCGAAGGGCCTTTCTCATCAACCCATCAGTTGGG CCAGAGGCAATCAGTGGCTCTTCCAGGATGAAAGGAGGCAGTGCAACTAAGATGCTCCTGGAGGTCATCCTGGGTGCTGCTCATGCTGCCGCATTCTCACATGCAGCCACCACACACCA GGGTATCTTGCAGCACCTGAGAGCCTATGAGAAAACAGTGGAGGTCACATACTCTCATAGTACAGCCATAGCTGGCTTGGTGGCCGCAGCTGGGCAGAG tTTGCTCTGTAAGAAACATGTGTGTTACCTGGGCTGGGGCAGCCTGGCTGTGCTTGGCCTCATTGATGCCAGTGAGTGTGAGCCTACCTTTGGAGCT ggtgggtgtgtcgTAGCCCATGGGGATATTCAAGCTTTCATAAGTGGAGGACACAGAGCGCTCAACAACAATGAGGGTTCCATTGCTTTGATG GGTCCCCAGTTTTGTATTTCGCATgaagagtttttgcttcatgtCCTACCCACTCTTGATGACCAAGATACTGTGATTCTCATCTACACACATACCG ACAATGTCACCGAAGTGATGAATGTAGCCTACCGAGTGAGGGAAAAGATGTCTAATCTCTATGCTATTTACCACCGAGCTGATGGAGATGGTGCTGGTTTACAC gATGAAATAAATCGATTGTATATGTCCACCTTAACATTTTCATGGCCATTACCTACTTCTGGAAGTCTACAGCACATG TGGGAGCTGTCCACTAAGTTGGTGCTGAACGCTGTGAGCACGGGAGCGCACATCCTAAAGGGTAAGGTTTACCAGAACCACATGATCGACGTGCAAGTCACCAACAGCAAACTCTATCGCCGAGCCACACATTTAATCCAG AAATTGTCTGGTCATCCTGAAGCCCAGTGTGAGGAAGCTCTCCTGAAGGCTATCTACCAGGTGGACCACCTGACTGAGGACATAACATCctgtcacatgaccacacacacagccaCTGGCATTGAAAGGACAAAG GTAGTGCCTCTGACCTTGGTGTCATTGCTGGCTGGTTGCTCTTTCGATGATGCGAGGTCTCATCTGGATCAGGAGCCAATCATACGAAAGGCTGTGGAGGCATGTCTGCAGTAA
- the gckr gene encoding glucokinase regulatory protein isoform X6 translates to MNHSEVYEYIIAGGDRALFSSQEAPEDDPHLGMRCLKKVCEGKKRVLFIGISCGLSAPFVAGQLDFCLRHPEVFTPVLLGFNPAHQARNESVPGCTFTFLNVVQRMQVLANGRRAFLINPSVGPEAISGSSRMKGGSATKMLLEVILGAAHAAAFSHAATTHQGILQHLRAYEKTVEVTYSHSTAIAGLVAAAGQSLLCKKHVCYLGWGSLAVLGLIDASECEPTFGAGGCVVAHGDIQAFISGGHRALNNNEGSIALMGPQFCISHEEFLLHVLPTLDDQDTVILIYTHTDNVTEVMNVAYRVREKMSNLYAIYHRADGDGAGLHDEINRLYMSTLTFSWPLPTSGSLQHMWELSTKLVLNAVSTGAHILKGKVYQNHMIDVQVTNSKLYRRATHLIQKLSGHPEAQCEEALLKAIYQVDHLTEDITSCHMTTHTATGIERTKVVPLTLVSLLAGCSFDDARSHLDQEPIIRKAVEACLQ, encoded by the exons ATGAACCACAGTGAGGTCTACGAATACATCATCGCAGGAGGTGatag AGCGCTGTTTTCCTCCCAAGAGGCTCCAGAAGATGACCCCCACCTGGGCATGCGCTGTCTTAAGAAG GTGTGTGAAGGAAAGAAGAGGGTTTTGTTTATTGGGATTTCCTGTGGATTATCT GCTCCATTTGTGGCAGGTCAGTTGGATTTCTGCCTGCGACACCCGGAGGTCTTCACTCCTGTTTTGCTTGGTTTTAACCCTGCACATCAGGCACG GAATGAATCCGTACCAGGTTGCACTTTCACTTTCCTCAATGTGGTCCAAAGAATGCAAGTGCTTGCCAATGGTCGAAGGGCCTTTCTCATCAACCCATCAGTTGGG CCAGAGGCAATCAGTGGCTCTTCCAGGATGAAAGGAGGCAGTGCAACTAAGATGCTCCTGGAGGTCATCCTGGGTGCTGCTCATGCTGCCGCATTCTCACATGCAGCCACCACACACCA GGGTATCTTGCAGCACCTGAGAGCCTATGAGAAAACAGTGGAGGTCACATACTCTCATAGTACAGCCATAGCTGGCTTGGTGGCCGCAGCTGGGCAGAG tTTGCTCTGTAAGAAACATGTGTGTTACCTGGGCTGGGGCAGCCTGGCTGTGCTTGGCCTCATTGATGCCAGTGAGTGTGAGCCTACCTTTGGAGCT ggtgggtgtgtcgTAGCCCATGGGGATATTCAAGCTTTCATAAGTGGAGGACACAGAGCGCTCAACAACAATGAGGGTTCCATTGCTTTGATG GGTCCCCAGTTTTGTATTTCGCATgaagagtttttgcttcatgtCCTACCCACTCTTGATGACCAAGATACTGTGATTCTCATCTACACACATACCG ACAATGTCACCGAAGTGATGAATGTAGCCTACCGAGTGAGGGAAAAGATGTCTAATCTCTATGCTATTTACCACCGAGCTGATGGAGATGGTGCTGGTTTACAC gATGAAATAAATCGATTGTATATGTCCACCTTAACATTTTCATGGCCATTACCTACTTCTGGAAGTCTACAGCACATG TGGGAGCTGTCCACTAAGTTGGTGCTGAACGCTGTGAGCACGGGAGCGCACATCCTAAAGGGTAAGGTTTACCAGAACCACATGATCGACGTGCAAGTCACCAACAGCAAACTCTATCGCCGAGCCACACATTTAATCCAG AAATTGTCTGGTCATCCTGAAGCCCAGTGTGAGGAAGCTCTCCTGAAGGCTATCTACCAGGTGGACCACCTGACTGAGGACATAACATCctgtcacatgaccacacacacagccaCTGGCATTGAAAGGACAAAG GTAGTGCCTCTGACCTTGGTGTCATTGCTGGCTGGTTGCTCTTTCGATGATGCGAGGTCTCATCTGGATCAGGAGCCAATCATACGAAAGGCTGTGGAGGCATGTCTGCAGTAA